The genomic segment GGCTATCTGCTTCGGCTACCGGCAATGGTTCTGGCTGCGGCAACGCTGTCGAGCGCACGGTTTTTTTATGGCGGCGCTGCTTGGCCCGCGGCCGCAGGTCGAATTTGCTGTTGGCGGTTTCAATCCAGCGCACCAGCGGATTCAATGTTCCCCAAGGATGGGCGACGATAGGCGTACGGTGCAACGGCGGCGCAATCTCGATACGTGAACGGCCGGAGGCGTCGGTACTAATCTCGGGCAAGGCTTGCACCGCTGACGGCGTATCGGAAAACGTCAGTTGCAGACGCGCGGCTACCGATGCGTAGGCGGGATTGGTTTGCGCCAACGCATCGTCGCCGGCGACGATGCCATCTGCAGCCAGGGCATGGTGCAAGGCTGTCAGCGAGGTATCGCCGGCAGCACGCAATTGCGCCGACAAAGCTGCGCGGCGCTCTGCCGACAAAGGCAGGCGATCAAGGTAGCGCTCACTGGTTTCAGGCAACATATCGGATAAATCCGGCGCCCCTGAGGCGTCCGGCGCACGCATCGGCTGGCGGTCTAGTTGGGCGGTAATATGTAGCTCCAGGTTTCAGATAAAGTGGTGCTGCCAGCGCGCAAGAAACCGCGCAGTTCGACAGGCTTGTTATCTTCATTACGGCGCACCCGCACCGACATGCGCCAGCCGCCGGTGACGTCATTGCGCTCCACCTTGGCGTCCAGCACCTTGCCGTTATCGTCAGCGCTGACTACGCCTTCCGGCTGCACCTTGTCAGCCAGCTTTTTAAATACCGGACCTTCAAAATCCACTACCAGGCCGATACTGTTGTCATCGGTCTTTTTCAGCACGCCGAGACCGCGCCGGGTTTGCGTTACCCATGATAATGGCGGCCGCTTGTCAGCATCCTTCTGCCATGACAAAGTGTATTCCAGATTGAATGGCTGACCTACCTTGGGCGCCGTTTCCGGAACCCAGAAGGCGACGATATTGTCGTTGGTCTCGTCCGGCGTCGGAATCTGCACCAGTTCTACCCTGCCGTTACCCCAATTGCCCTTGGGCTGGACCCAGGCGCTCGGGCGCTTTTCATAGTGTGCACCCAGATCCTGGTAGCTGGCAAAATCTCGATCGCGCTGCATCAGACCGAAACCGGCCGGGTTGCTCAGCGAATAAGAGGTCACCAGCAAGCGCTTCGGATTGACCAGCGGCCGCCAAATCCATTCGCCTGTGCCGGAAGCGACCGACAAGCCGTCGGAATCATGGACTTCCGGACGGTAGTCATCAACCTGCGAACGTTGGTTATCGCCATGCAAGAACATGCTGGTCAACGGTGCCAGGCCTAGTTTGCTGACATTTTCGCGCAGGTAGAGCTGGGCCTTGACGTCAACCGTCGTATCGACGCCCGGCTTCAGCACGAAGCGATAGGCGCCGGTGACGCGGCGCGAGTTAAGCAGCGCGTAAATGGTCAGCTCTTTATCGCTGGCTTTGGGACGCTCGATCCAGAATTCGGTAAAACGCGGAAACTCTTCCCCTGAACTGAGGCCAGTATCGATCGCCAAGCCTCTTGCCGACATGCCGTAGGTCTGATCCTTGCCCAGTGCGCGGAAATAGCTGGCGCCAAGAAACGACATCGCCTCGTCTTTGTATTTAGCCGTATTCAGCGGGAAATGCACGCGGAAACCGGCAAAGCCCAGCGCGCGCATTTTCTTGGGGTCGACCTTGTTCGCGCCATAGTCGAAATCGTTAGGATCAAAGCGGATCTCACGCACGCTCTGGCCGTTTATCTCATTGATCTTTACCGGTTGGTCGAAGGCATAGCCCTCATGAAAGAACGCCAGCTCGAACGGCAATTTCTGGCTGCGCCAGGTCGATTTTTCCAGGCGGAAGCGGATGTCCTTGTATTGTTCATAATCGAGATTGCCGACTTCCTTCGGCAGACTGCCCTCTGGCTTGCTGTATGAACTGGAGGCCAGGTCTTTTGCCTGTTTGGCAACGTTATCGAAATCGAAGGCGAATGTGTTGCCGCTGAGACACGGCAGCAATAGCGCTGCAGTAAGTGGCAAGACGGCGATGCGCGCTCGCACTGGAACGGACATACGCGAGCGCGTCCGCTGAGACAAATTTAAATGCATTGGATTCCCATCTGACACTGCTGAGATTGACCTGCCCGAGAGTGCCATTCGGGCATCATCGAGAGCAAGCGGTAGTCTAGCAGCGTTCTATCATTTTTTATATCCATCGAGCAACGAGTTGGCGATGACGCATCCGGATCAGCGCCAGTAGCAATAAAGACTTGCAGCATTGAATGGCAGAAACTTGCCAAATTGGCAGCAGAATACTGCCAGCATGCGCCGTAACGGCAAAAGTACCCAAGCCCAGGTTTTAACGGGCCATGGGTTTTAAGAGCAAGCATCCACGACAAAGTTCCATCCTGTGACTTTATAGTAAGATCACGCTTTTAATACAAACCCGCCCATAGCGGGCTCATGCAACAGCGCCCATGACCACACGCCTCACGATTATTGTCGCCACCGATGCCCGCAACGGCATAGGTATCCGTAATACTTTGCCCTGGCGCTTGCCAGAGGATCTGGCGCACTTTAAACGCACCACCTCGGGACACCCGATCATCATGGGCCGCAAAACCTTTGAATCGATTGGCCGCCCCCTGCCGCAGAGACGCAACATCGTCATCACCCGCAATCCCGATTGGCGTCACGAAGGCGTCGAAAGCGCATCGTCGCTAGCTGCCGCAGCGGCGCTGGTCGGCGATGCCGAGGCATTCATTATCGGCGGCGCCGAAATCTATGCCGCCGCCCAGGACTTGACCGAGCGGCAGATCGTTACCGAGATCCAGCACAATTTCGACTGCGACGCCTTTTATCCGGCGCGCGATCCGCTGCAATGGCAGGAAATTTCCCGCGAAAGCCATCACTCCGAAGCTAACGGTTTCGACTACGCTTTCGTGGTCTACCAGCGGCGGCCAGCCGGCAGCGGCGAGGCCAACAGCTAACCTGGCCAGATGACGGAATACCATCTGTTGTTTTCTGCTGGTTTTCCATCATCTTTATCCTCAATTTCGCACACATTTCACACATATCTGCGAAAATTCGACTTTCTTTTTCAGCGAAGCCGCCAACAGCGGCCACGCTAAAATCCGTGGACTTTTGGCGTGGCTGAATACCATGGATCTTGACGTCGCTGAAAACGATAGGCTGCATTGCCCTATCCGGGCAACCCCGTGACCGCTTCTGGCGCACCGGGACAATTTTTTAATAGCCGCTTTACGGTCTTGTCCGCAGCCTTGTTATCAACCACCGTCTCCTGGAGACCTCGATGAAATTCCGCTTCCCCATCGTCATCATTGACGAAGACTTCCGCTCCGAAAATACTTCCGGCCTCGGCATCCGCGCACTTGCCGATGCCATGGAGGCCGAGGGCATGGAGGTATTGGGCGTGACCAGCTACGGCGACCTGTCGCAGTTCGCCCAGCAGCAATCGCGGGCCTCGGCCTTTATCCTGTCGATCGACGACGAAGAGTTTGGCGCCGGTTCGTTTGAAGAAACCGACCACGCGCTGAAATCGCTGCGCGCCTTCGTCGAAGAGATCCGCCACAAGAACGCTGATATCCCGATCTACCTGTACGGCGAAACCCGCACCTCGCGCCATATTCCCAACGATATCCTGCGCGAACTGCACGGCTTCATTCATATGTTTGAAGATACGCCGGAATTCGTCGCTCGCCATATCATCCGCGAGGCCAAGTCATATCTGGACGGCCTGTCGCCGCCCTTCTTCCGCGCGCTGGTGCATTACGCCCAGGACGGTTCCTACTCGTGGCACTGCCCGGGACACTCAGGCGGCGTGGCCTTCCTGAAATCCCCTATCGGCCAGATGTTCCACCAGTTTTTTGGCGAAAACATGTTGCGCGCCGACGTCTGCAACGCCGTCGAAGAACTCGGCCAGCTGCTCGACCATACCGGTCCGGTCGCCGATTCGGAACGCAACGCAGCGCGCAT from the Collimonas arenae genome contains:
- a CDS encoding dihydrofolate reductase encodes the protein MTTRLTIIVATDARNGIGIRNTLPWRLPEDLAHFKRTTSGHPIIMGRKTFESIGRPLPQRRNIVITRNPDWRHEGVESASSLAAAAALVGDAEAFIIGGAEIYAAAQDLTERQIVTEIQHNFDCDAFYPARDPLQWQEISRESHHSEANGFDYAFVVYQRRPAGSGEANS
- a CDS encoding glucan biosynthesis protein G, whose product is MSVPVRARIAVLPLTAALLLPCLSGNTFAFDFDNVAKQAKDLASSSYSKPEGSLPKEVGNLDYEQYKDIRFRLEKSTWRSQKLPFELAFFHEGYAFDQPVKINEINGQSVREIRFDPNDFDYGANKVDPKKMRALGFAGFRVHFPLNTAKYKDEAMSFLGASYFRALGKDQTYGMSARGLAIDTGLSSGEEFPRFTEFWIERPKASDKELTIYALLNSRRVTGAYRFVLKPGVDTTVDVKAQLYLRENVSKLGLAPLTSMFLHGDNQRSQVDDYRPEVHDSDGLSVASGTGEWIWRPLVNPKRLLVTSYSLSNPAGFGLMQRDRDFASYQDLGAHYEKRPSAWVQPKGNWGNGRVELVQIPTPDETNDNIVAFWVPETAPKVGQPFNLEYTLSWQKDADKRPPLSWVTQTRRGLGVLKKTDDNSIGLVVDFEGPVFKKLADKVQPEGVVSADDNGKVLDAKVERNDVTGGWRMSVRVRRNEDNKPVELRGFLRAGSTTLSETWSYILPPN